The segment AGCACTTTAATGTTGTTGCATGTGGTGACTGCCTCTCAAGCTGGCAACCGCCCCGCCAGCCCCACTTGCTCCGTCCTGGCAGCGCCCCTTCCCAACATTGCTCCACCGCGTATCTACTAGGCTGGGTGCCTTGGTCGTTACATCACACCAGAAACATTCAATTTTGGAGGACAGGCTGAGTATCATTTGATTGCAGCAATTGTTTGCACAGAGGCCACTTGACAGGATAATGAAGCCGGCCGGCTGCTTGCAGATGGTGCAGTTTCCCCCATTACAAGCGCATGTGCACAACCACGGACATTCATGGTGCCAAATGCAAGCTCTCGACATCCCAAGCACTGCCCGGCACCAGCGCCACCCGCTTCTGTAATATCGTCATCACTTGTCATCCATTTGGCATTGCCCCTCGCTCCTGCCCTTGTTCCTCACCACACGCCCCTTGCCCCACCATGCCTCAATGTCCTCAAGTCACTTTCACGTCTCCATCCGGAGCGCACTTGGCCGTATTGTCGTTAATGTGGTGTATTGCAAACTTACAACCGTTCCGTCATTACCCTTTGATGTCAATTCGCTTCGCCTCGGTCACTTTCCTCACTTTATATAAACCCTGGTAGACCCCCTCATCTTCCGTCTAGCTTTCCCTCTCCATTTCCAGTTAACCCAGTTCCATCCAAGACGGTCACCgtttttggccttttctcTCAATTACACACCCGACTTTCGCACTCACTACAACAGCCACCAGCCCACCTGTATTTGTTGAGCTGTTTGATCGTGCGGCTACCTCTGCTCAATCCAGCACTTTTTTAGACACCTCCGCCAGCAAAAAATTCCTGGCCgctttcttttgtttttaaGATCCAAAAAACCACATAGATCAACTCAAATTCTTCACTATGGCTGTCGGTGGtctcaagaagaaggctgtcCATTTTGGAGCGGGCAATATCGGTATGTCGTCCTCGTTGGTGCAGTGCCAGTCCCCACCTGCACGCACCCCGCGCTTGCGTTATCCCGGCTCTGTCGATATGCCAGTAATTGAGTAGCCTCTGCGTGCCCCGGCTTTGCCCGGTGACTACCAGGCCGCAGACCAGTGTTTGCTGAAGGCGTATGGAAGCTCTCTGGCTGTTTAGCAGCCGAAACCTCGTATTGCATGACACAAAGATTTGCTGAAAAGAACTCATCGCTAACATTTTCCATTCCAGGCCGTGGTTTCGTTGCCTGCTTTCTCCATAATTCTGGCTATGAGGTTGTCTTTGCCGATGTCGTCGACTCTCtcattgacaagatcaacTCCTCGCCCTCATACAAGGTCATTGAAGTTGGCTCAGAAGGCACTACTGaaaacaccatcaccaactaCCGCGCCATCAACTCCAAGACGCATGAAGAGGACTTGATCAACGAGATTGCCATCGCTGAGGTTGTCACCTGCTCTGTTGGCCCCAATATTCTCAAGTTTATTGCTCCCGTCATTGCCAAGGGCATCGACCGCCGCTCCAACGACGATACTCCCCTGCATGTTATTGCATGCGAAAACGCTATTGGTGCTACCGACACTCTCGCCAAGCACATCAAAGACCCGCGAAACACTGCACCTGAGCGTCTTGAGGACCACCATCTCCGAGCGCGCTATGCCAATTCTGCTATAGACAGAATTGTGCCTGCTCAGGACCCTAATGCTGGCCTCGATGTCACTCTCGAGAAGTTCTTTGAGTGGGTAGTCGACAAGACTCCATTCCAAGACGTTGGTATTCCCTCTATCGAGGGCATCAACTGGGTTGACAACCTAGCCCCTTTCATTGAGCGCAAGCTATACACTGTCAACACAGGACACGCCACTGCCGCCTACCACGGGTACAACCGAAGAAAGCGCACTGTGTACGATGCCTTGCAAGATAgagccatcatggctgaGGTACGTGGAGCGCTGATGGAGACCAAGAACCTCATTGTCTCCAAGCACGAGTTTGAGGAGGATGATCAAGCTGCCTACGTCGAAAAGATTATCAAACGTATCGGCAACCCTCACTTGGAAGATGCCGTTGAGCGCGTGGGCCGTGCTCCTCTGCGTAAACTTTCTCGCAAGGAGCGCTTCATTggccctgccgccgagcttgCTGAGGCTGGCCAGCCCATCAAATACCTTCTCGATGCTATCGAGATGTGCTTCCGCTTCCAGAAcgtcgaggaagatgaagaatccAAGGAGCTCGCCAAGATCATGTCCGAGAGCAGCCCCGAAGAGGTTGTGAGCAAGGTGTGCGGCATTCAGACCCGCGACAAGATTCACCCTTCACTGGTTGCCATTGTTCAGCGTGTCCAGGACGATAGCCGTGAAGATTGACTGGAGCGCCGAGACGGGACTCCCGACTCTACTGAAAACCGACGCCGTGGCGCAAAAATTTGATCTGATGAGCGCAGATGACGAGACATGATTTCGAATGATACCTAGCCACGTTGCTATTGAACCTTGATTTTCTGAAATTTTTATCTATCGCCAATGAGCATGGCGCTTGGGCGGGTATTGGAGTTTACGAGCTGGGCtgatcttggctttgatTCAAGAGTCCATGCTGGGGTTGGGAAGCGGCTACTTTCGGCTCGCATATATAGATTGATTCAAATGAAAACATACGGAAGCATTTCATCCACCCTGATTTGTGCAATGTTGTGAATGATTCCGTGTCCATGATGACTGCTTTGGCTACTTTGGGCCACCTGCTTTGTCTCTTAGGTAAGTGGCTCCTGCTCAACACCAAACGACCAACTAACCTCGCCACCCTCTCGATCGGCACCAGGCCACTACCAGTTAATGCTGATGCGAAACGGCCCCTATACGGCAGTCGCAAGGTGACATTCTCGGGGCAAGACTTGGTAGTCGAACCACTCTTTCCCGCTGGCAACTTTCTCATCATGAGAGGTGATGAGCCGAAATTTGGCCTAGCTTCAGGAAGGTTAAAAGGCTGAGCATGTCTTCCTGAATGCCATTGAAACCTGCCTGTCAAGAACTCAAATTCCACGACGAGGAAGTCAAAAGATTGAAGTCCAAACAATACAGctcaagaaaaaaaaaacgacaAAACTTCCTGAGCAGGTTGCTCAAGTCTTCGCTTTTCATCAGTTGTTACCCGTTCGCCCTGCATTGCAAAATGAAgggtcttcttgtcctcggcctgTTGCCAATTATACCTCTGGTCTTGGGCCAGATCACAGTTTCAGTCAGCAATGTCGAGCCACTTCCACTCAAGTCAGCCAGTGCCGTAACCTCGGCAGACGAGCTTTTTCGACAAAGCTGCCCGGAAGAAGTAACGAATAGCAATCCCTACACGCCCAATCTGCTATTATCGTCTTACTCCGAGTTTGAGGAGTCCGGCAAGAAGGTCTTCGGCGGAAACGTATACCCGTCCTCTGACAGTTTTGTTCGCGGTGCGATAGTGGCCTGGGCGCAACATCAAAGCCTGGTCCTTCGTCCTGATGTAATCTGGTTCGAAATTCTGGCCCAACTCAACTTTTACATGACAGAACATGCCGAAGAAATTCGCCACTTGTTTGTAAACTTCCAAGGCAAGAAGGAAATTGTTGTGAAGGAAACTTCTTGGACCAACGTTATTGCTGCGTTTGCGACCGAGATCCAAAAACGTGTCAAAACAAATTGGCTGCTGGGCTGGGTTGCTCCTGGGTTCAGTACCAGTACGCGAAATGATAACATGACGGCCAccgtgttgatgatgggccTTATGCAGCACTACTTCGAGTTCACTGGAGCGGTCATCTGTGGAATCCCTTCTGTTACCTTGCTTGGGACCAAACGAGACTGGGTTCAACTATACAAGAAATTGGATCGCCTGGCAGACTTTGGGGCCGAGCCAGCGCAGTTTGCCCATAATCTGAAGCCTATTCTCAGCCGATTCGTGCAGACATGGGACGAGCCAAACAGCCCGGCGGTCAAATCGTTCTGGAACCAGATTGTACGAGCTAACAAAGTATTTCTCTGCGGTGCCGGGCCAACGGAATTCGATATTTCTGGCTGGATCACGGGATTCATGCATTGGCGAGAAGACGGCACACTTGTTGCACCTAACGGGACCCGACCACAGCCAGACGACGTGCGATTTGACGGTGTAGCATACACTCGCGTGGATATTGACCACATCCCTGTCGGATATGCCAAAGCGCCGCTCAAAATGCTCGACTACCCAAACCGAGGCAAAGACACACAGGCGTATGTGCTGGCAGGAAACATCGGAATCAAAAGAACTATATCCAATCCCACAGGCAAGGGTGCTAAACCCCAAGTGTTGGCCGAGCCCATGAATTCGTGGTTCTTGTATGGACCTGTCGACGCGAATTTCACGACGGGGCCGGAATACGGAAATCTTTCGGAGGTTAAGAGCACTGCAACGAGTCTAAGAGACTGGTGCCCGGCGGCATATGCTAAACGATACTAATAATGGGGGGACTACGAACATGATGTGTTTGAGTCTGGCGGTGAGGCTTTACACACCTGCATGTTTGTTGACTTGTAGGAACGGCTTGGTAGTATCTAATACTGGCGGTGGCGATGATGTCACCTGTCCGGAAAATAAAAGTACGCAGATTGGAGCAGAAGTGAGGTAAACAGATGGTGCAAAAAGTCATTGGAGGTGAATAAAGAGTATTTCGAATGAGTCGGTGCAATCGATGTCAAAATGTGTTATTGACAAGTAATTACACAGACTATCAAGCGGTCTGGACTCACATGCAAGTGCACCAGATGTACTCTGTAGTACTGCACCGTACACATGATCCTTGCCAAACCAGGACCGCCTGCACAAGACACTTGGAGGCACGCGCATAGTGGGGGTTCGGACCACTCGAGCTCAACCTCCAAACAAACATTTTGCCCATGCAGACGACGTACCACTTGAACCTGCTCCAGCACTTCGGCCGTCTGATTTTCTTTCCCCCTTTATCTTGCCGAAAGGCTAAGAAACGGTTGCAACATGCATCAAAGTTGATACAGTGGGCTGCGCACGATTGCTACTTCTGGCAATGCCACCATGTCCACTATGCAGCCTCGCACACGCTCTCGCGTGACCTCGACGaaatcgacgacgaggacgggcCCTCTCGCGAGTTTTTCAAATTCAGCGCATGCATATGGAACCGGTCTTCCAGTCTTGTCCGTGCTGTTCACGAATTTGAGACTGCTGGATCTGGATACTTTGCCGGACTGGCCAGATGTTAGTCTCGATACGTTTGCCGGGACAGGAGTGCAATGGCAGAAGAGGAGGGTGCATTGTGTTGAGTGGATTTTGGTGAGGTTATTCGAACTTTGGGATGTGGAGGAAGCCTGTGCAGTAAGTTCCCTGAGCTAATCATGCTGTTCGAGTCTGTGTGCCTAACGACCATTGTATGCAGAAATTCAAACCCTTCTTTCCTCCTGCGGACCAAATACAATCCGTCAATCTACGCTCCGCACTCCTCCGAGGCCTCGAAACCGCTAAAAAGAATGGCGTGCTCGGCCGCGATACTATTATTCGAAAGACCATGCTCGACGACTGCAAAGGCGAACGGCTCGAAGAAGTTCTGGCCTACTTTTCTACGGCTGTTCTCAAGAAAGTCCTAGAGGAGAATATACAGGCGTCCGGTACACATCCCCCAGTTGCTGTCAATTTGGCATTTGAAAATAGAGGGTATGATGGCGACAATGGCGAGTTGAATGTCCTGATACTGGCTTATAAAACCTCACTATGCCGGTTTCTGCATCagaaaaataatactagGGACATGTTTCGCGACTTTGAAGACCTGCTGGGCGTCAAAGAGAGGGGTGTTGTGCGAAGAATGGAGGCAATTCGGGCGAAGGAAGCTGACCCCAATCGGGATACGTTGTCCAACAATGCGAGGGAGGAGATGAGGCGTTTGGTTCGGAACAACTGGTCTGGAAATGAGAATTGGATGCAGACTTTGATTTATGGTGATTCTGATGATAAGGGGACTGGTTTACTGGCTATGCCGTTTGAGAAGGTCTGGCGAGGAGTTCAACAGCAGCGCTTGGCGGAATTTGAGGAGCATTCAGGTGGATTGTTGGAACAGCTGGATAAGAGGGTGTGGGCTCAAAGAGAACGGCTAGCGAGGTGGGATACGTTTCGAAAGGAGACGTTTGGCCAGTTTATCCAAGGACCCGTATCTCCAATGAAGCAGCGAGCTGTCGAGAAGAGACCCGACAAGGGTATTGACTTTAAATTTTCTGCACATACTGAGCTGCAAGTAGGATGGAGCACCGATATTGGCAAGAACCCGACACTTGCGCCGGAATATGAAGATTTGGTGGAGGGATTACAAGGAGAGCTATCTCGTATCAAAGACGTGGATTCCAACATCCCTGACTTTGTACGCAGAAGGAACTCTGGACAGCGATTCAGGGCGTCATTTGGACACTCCTCAGATGCCGCTGAGACTGTTTCCGAGATCAGTGAACTGGAAGACGAGCCATATGAACGACTACCAGCATCTTTTCCTGTTCGGACCAACCGCACGAAACTAGAAAGCCTGCGACGACACCCAGTTAAACCGCAAATAATACACTCCGAAGTCTTCAACCAGTCCACCTCGACGGCAAGCTCAGCTTCACCACCCCACGAAGGGTCTCCCCAAAACCAACAAATCTCCCTGTCCCGAGTCGAAGACTTCGACGAGATCGAACCACCCCCATCACCAACCCAAACTAGAGCCGACCATATCCTCTCATCTTTGGACAACGCATCACCGTCTCCCACAACCCGTTTCAAGCAGCGGCCAACTCTGTCCCTTGCACAACGCACCCGTCTTTCCATGGCAGGAAACCACTCTCCCTTtctcgaagaagaaaccgAACTGCCGCTCCGACCACCAATTAGCAACAAATATGGTCCCACCCCTCCCTCCGAACCAGAGTCTAAACCGGTGGATAATGAGCCCATGGATCTAGTTAGCAGGACGCGGCTTAGCATGGCTGGCTTTGAAAAGGCGCAGAAGAAAGCCCAGCTTGAAAGGAGGAACAGCCTGCGGAAGAACAAGGTTTTGCCGAGAAAGGAGGGCAGCTGCTTCCcaaaggtggaggaggagcaggaggaaAAAGGGAGGGCAGAGTTGACGGAGGAGTTGATTCTAGAAGAGGATGTGGAAGCGGTGTTCAAGTCGAGGCCGAGAATCAAGGCTAGTCCATTGGCGAGTCCGAGTAAGGAATGGGAACAGGAATGAGTTTTTGATAGACGGCGTAATAAATTTCTTTCCCGCAACTGCTACATGTCAGTGAGCATCATGCTGAAATTGTCGTGGATGGCGCGTAATGTGGCTCGAATTAACAGACGTTGAGCTTTCATTTCTGCTTTGGCACTTATTTACGTTTTCAAAGATTCCTGCCAAGGCAAGTCATGTACAGTACCAAATACTCTCCATACAAATCGAATATCAAATGTGAATTACGCAGGATTGTATCACCACAACCAGCTGCAGGCACCAAATCAGTCGGGCACCATCACAATTACGCAAGAATAACTACGATAGGTCCATATATTGCCCTTGAAATGCCGTTTATTGTACAAACCATTCCGCGTTCTATAGTACACACGCCCCGTGGCCGGCTCACCAGCCTTGCTTCTTCAACTCCATGACCCTATTCACAGCGGCCTTGAATCCCGTCTTGAACCGGGACCTCCACCGCTGGCTCCTTAAccgcttcttcttgaggCCCTTGCGCTCGTGGAACTTTTGTGAATGGAATTTGTTCTTGATCTTTTGGTCGCGGCACATCTTCTCGAGCACGCGCAGGGCTACCATGGGCGTCGGGGCAGAGGTGGGGGACAGGCGGTCCTGTATGAAGACGGTGCGGCCAGAGACGGCCTTGGT is part of the Metarhizium brunneum chromosome 4, complete sequence genome and harbors:
- the MTLD gene encoding Mannitol-1-phosphate 5-dehydrogenase, producing the protein MAVGGLKKKAVHFGAGNIGRGFVACFLHNSGYEVVFADVVDSLIDKINSSPSYKVIEVGSEGTTENTITNYRAINSKTHEEDLINEIAIAEVVTCSVGPNILKFIAPVIAKGIDRRSNDDTPLHVIACENAIGATDTLAKHIKDPRNTAPERLEDHHLRARYANSAIDRIVPAQDPNAGLDVTLEKFFEWVVDKTPFQDVGIPSIEGINWVDNLAPFIERKLYTVNTGHATAAYHGYNRRKRTVYDALQDRAIMAEVRGALMETKNLIVSKHEFEEDDQAAYVEKIIKRIGNPHLEDAVERVGRAPLRKLSRKERFIGPAAELAEAGQPIKYLLDAIEMCFRFQNVEEDEESKELAKIMSESSPEEVVSKVCGIQTRDKIHPSLVAIVQRVQDDSRED